Sequence from the Brachionichthys hirsutus isolate HB-005 chromosome 4, CSIRO-AGI_Bhir_v1, whole genome shotgun sequence genome:
ATGAGACGATCCAGGACATCTcgtcgacaagaaaatggatggaagtaTGGATGCAGACACGCTCACTGTCATTGTTCCCTAATttccagccatgatggacggcttagagacagtggctctgaggaaaagacaggaggcggggctagaagtggaggagatgaagatgctgaggttctccttgggagtgatcaggttggataggattagaaatgagacaataagagggacggtgaaggttagatgttttggggACAAGGTCGGaaagaccagactttgatggttgacatgtccagaggagagacagggactatatcggtagaaggatgctgaggatggagcttccaggaaacagggctagaggtcgacccaggagaagagacatggacgtagtgagggaggacatgagagtggctggtgttgaggaggacgatgcaaaggacaaggtgaagtggagaacgttgatttgttGTCGCGACTCCTCACGGTTATATTAGCCAAGATATATTTTCCTTACCTGCTGCCTGCATGTGCTCTGAACGTAACCCAAGGGAAATATTCATCCCATTTCTTCAAAGTGTGTTCTATGGCGTGATTGTTATCTCTGCCAAACCCTCAAAGGCTGTAGCATCATAATTATTGTTTATAGGAAACAGAATACTTTATTCAAGTATCTAACAGATTGGAGGAAGAACGGTCTGAGAAATCCAGTCAAAATCCAGTCTACCTCTGTGGAATCCATTAGGAAAAGACTGAATTGTGATGGATCCAGTGATGCACAATGTTCCAAAGTAGATGTACTGCAGTGCTACAAATCCAGTGCATTTCAGCCattcatgtaccggtacacCAATGTTTGCTCAAGCATGATACTATTTTGTCAGAGAATAATTTGAATAAGAGAAATGctgcaatgttttgtttttctatgaCAGCTGTCTCAACCGACACTTTCCCCAGAGTGTGTTGCAGAATCAAGACCTTAAAAATATTGACCTAAAATGAATACAAGAACAATAATTTCCCCCTCAGATGCCCTCAgaatgctttatttttgccTACCGGTAAGTATTTCTGACCCTACGATCTGCCCCAAACCTTCAAACCCCTGCTAGAGTATGATGTATATACCATAAATAGCCAGTCCAAATACCTCTGTTTCCCTGGGTTGTTGGAGCAATCATCAACAATGCGATCAAACTGGGTGCAGAAGTCATCGAGTTCGCCGTTGTCACCAAACGCTCCCCACTCCATGTTGACACACATACAACCATCGTCGCCCTCCACCAGTTCAATGTTCCGCATTTCTTCCATGTAGCAGGCATTGGTCCCTGTGCCTGAGTATAAACATACAAGTCCATTTATGCACGGAAGAGGGCGGTCTGTAAAACTGAACAGCTGTACAATAATCCTGCTGTCTaatcacagagacagagactaGAGAGGAAAGGGGGTTTGGACAGGCTTACCTACGATGAGCCCAACCTCACATTTAGGGTCCTCGTAGCCGCAGGTCATCATGGTTCCAACTGTGTCATTCACCACTGCCACAAAGTTCAAGTCAAATTCCTGGaaataacattaaatacatCCTCAGCTGTCGATtcgattaaaacacaaaagaagtCAAACGTCTTCAATGTAAAAACCCTGCCTTACATGGAGATCTGCTAAACGGGAAACTAGCACTCACATCTTAAACTTAACAAGTCTTAACAAGTCGCAGCCCAATTGCTGGTGGTTACTGGTGATGCTTGTCAGCTGCCTAGACCTTTGCAGGTACACTTCATGCTACATTCATCATCTGCTAACATACACACCATATATATCTTTCACATGGAGTGTTTTTCACACCACATATTTTACAAGGCATTCTGACAATGCATTTAAGATATGTATACCGACCTTTCTACGGCGAACAGCATCTTTAAGTAATGTAATAACATCTTGTCCTTCACATCCGCTGGCCTTAAAACCTTTTGTCCATTTCAGAAGAATGCcctggaagaaagaaagaaagaagcgtGTGACTATGTTTATACAAAAACCAATTAAAAAGCAGTCGGACTTTCAATGAAACCACGCATGTACTGTGAGATGTACTGGGCTGTGCATATGTAGACTGATCATAACCTTTATCATTACAAGCACTGTACTATTTCACAATCATGCCTAAAAATGCAAAATTATGAAAATTAAGAAATGATAAGAAACAACTTCAGGACTTGTAAAATCTCATTAAATTGAACATGTGAtttgatttctctcttttttattctAGGCATAAAAATCATGGTGACTCAGTGCTTATGTCCACTTCACCATcagctaaaagctgctctccaTAGTGCAAAGATTTTTACAACTTCCAGCAGCTAAGAATGACTGAGGCAAGTTTATAAAAACACAGTAaagacacatttgttttataaCTAGACTTACAAGAAGCATGTTCGAGTCAAACTTTACCTGATCGAGCTTGAGTTGACGACAGGGGAAGGAGAATGTAAAGCCTAGAGGTAAGGATGCGCCTCTCATGCCCATGTATTCCAGAAAGTTGGCGATGCAGTCTACGATGTGGTCAAATAGCTGGCATACAAGAGacgattaaaaataattatcatCTATAtagtgatgttgttgttttgggaGATAAGATTCAAACATTATAAGAGATTATATACTTTCACAAACATTCCAGATGAGCATCAACGTCATCTTTTTGGCTTCTCTCATCATCGTCAAATGAAATTCTGAAATACTTCAAACAGCAGTAATGCTTCACCTCTTCCCCTTTGCCCTGCATGATCTCCTGTGGTATATTGTAGATCTTTTGGTGCATGTTTACTTTGTGTCTCTTTCCACTATGCACTTGCACCAACAGCACCCGGAAGTTGGACCCCCCAAGGTCCAACGCGAGGAAGTCGCCATGCTCTGATGAGAATTGCAGTGACAAACATAAGATAGAAGAAGAAGCTTCCCTCGGTAACAGACCCAGTGGAAGGACGGTTTCTGAAATGAAGCTACCTGTTCCATCTGGTGTGGCTGTGACGTAAGTAGGGAGCATCTTGATGCTTGCCTCCTCGTGGGTCTCCTTTGATAGACCCCGGGCCATTTCTTCACTAATTCGTTTtttcacctcctgcagctgttcGTGGCTAAACATGAGGCTGTTGATGATACGCTGACGCTCAGCATTTTGAGCAACAAGACGGTAGGCTACTGCTGTTACCATGGCGGCACCTTTGCCACTGCCACACTGTGACTGCAAAAAGCGTACATCACAGTCTGGCACAAGACGACGAACCATCTTGTGGAGCCTCCGGGGAAACctaaaagacaaaaatgtattttgttaaaTCTGTGCTGTTTCAATATCAATTTACTACCACCTTTGTGATGCAAAGACAAGCGTATTAAAGGTAAAAACATCTGATTCATGTTTAAATACATGCCGTCTCAGACTTGACAAGTTTTTattaaagaaacagaataaatgtCTTTTTAGTGAGGATGCAAAATTGCAACAATGTTGTCAtctcaataaaaacaaatctcaaatcAGATGCTATTTGAGgttcaagaaaaaagaaatggtcAGGCTAGGTGATGCCATGGCAACCAATCTTCACTTCACCTCATTTTACACGCGTGATTCTATGAATTACATCATGTTATTAAAGAACACTTACtctggatgattcttgtaaacAGACCCGTCCACGCCGACAGTGGCACGCAGCTTCTCAGCTGCTTTGTTATCACGAATCTGCCGTAGTACCGCTACAAGAGCCGCAGCACATAAGTGTGCGGCACGCGTAGACACTATCTGACACACCCTCCGTGTGGCTATGCAGTCCTCAACAGACGGCTCCAGATCCAGGCCCAGGAGCACGCTTTCAGCCGATGCCAGACCTTCGTTATCTCTGCAAGTAAAGCAGAGATCAAATTCATTGACTCACTGAGTGAAATAATTCTAAGCCCCTTCAACAGGATCACTGGAGAATGTAATTTAccaactgctgctgcagcatcaccaaGTACacaggtttctttttttcaaagaGATCCAAATTCCATTTAGTGCTGCTCATTCAAACTATGCGAGTATTCATGATCATTAATTAATGTGTAAACCAAACAAGTcaaccttctctctctctctctctctcacacacacacacacacacacacacacacacacacacacacacacactaacttttcattttcaatgGCATAGATGCAGTTGGTGTTGATGCTTCCGGTGGTAAGGAGCTTTGCTGAAGTCTTGCCCTGGAACAGGAGCTGCTGTTTGCTCATCCTCACCAAGATGAGACGTACCAGTTCCCCCATGTACAAGCTGCTAATCATCTTCTCAAACctgcaataaataatgaaataccgcatatgcacttttttttttttaataaaataaaataaaagcaatccATTAGACAAAGTTGACAAGCAAATGTAAATCAATGCATCTACAGAAAAACTCTCTCTCCTGGCAAATTCTAAAGTTATAACTGAAATCTGAAGTTAAATGAAACTACAGAGGGGTTTTATCTCAAAGACACTCACAACTGCTTGCCAGGATTCAGAGAGCCTGCATCTATTTCCCGGTCAATGTCGGTGCGGAGGTCATCCAGGGCACCGTCGTCTCCAAAAGCGCCCCACTCCGTGTTGACACACATGCGTCCCTCATCACCATCCAGCAGCTCAATGTTTCTCATTTGCTCCATGTAGCAGGCGTTGGTCCCCGTGCCTTCAGCAAAGGGGAGTTAGCGCAAAAATGAGAACACAGCTTTAAAGGTGACATATTGTacactttctccacaagttaatgcagatCCAAAACacgtatatgaaatatctgtcttTGGTCagaatagcaaacagatgctgcaggacagcgtccgtcatttctgtctcaagccgCTCTAAAgccgtgaccacaggtgagggtaggaacggaggtCTCCCTCTTCACCATGGCGGACCGGCCCAGCGTCGGGACTCGGCAGTATCGCGGACACTGTGCCGGTGTCTATCTCTTtctatctcccgctccataaagcgtctcgttcaaagtgtttaccacacactaaaaccaTTTTGCCCATTTTCGTCGGAACATTatgaccaaaaataaactttatgaaGGGGaaatgccgtagagcgtggacgggcagaacgcagacacgggggcgCACGGGGAGCTGGCCGGCTGCTCTCAGCggagcagcggctcgactccACGCTTCTCGCGGTCGCGGATGACGGAGtgtctcaccctatctctaagggagagcccagccggCCTACGggggaagctcatttcagccgcttgtacccgcaactttgttctttcggtcactacccaaagctcgtgaccacaggtgagggtagaaacggagatcgaccggtaaatggagcgcttcgcctttcggctctaCTTCCTCGTCACCGTTAAGGTGAAGAGAGtccagacacagggacgcacatcttgtgcacattttccCCTTCTGGCAtcagaaggggagcgatttcttccagacctgtttcaggaggtgattacagacctacccaaaatacgaaggattgactggatggtttatttatctgttttggggttgataaggaccaaaaatcaccataatagtgtagaaacatggggagaGTGAGTCTTGTCCCCTTTAATGCTACTGACCCTTCCTCTCCTTGTGATAACATTTAGAGCTTTACAAGGCAATAAATAACTAATAGTTTATATTCACTGTGGACTCACCCACAATGAGGCCGATTTCACAGTGATGATCATCATAGCCACAGGTCATCATGGCTCCCACTGTGTCGTTGATGACAGCCATGATGTCAGTGTCAAAGTCCTGTCATTtgataacataaaaaaaaaaacaggaaaatattAAACTGATTCAGAAATAGAACTCCTAAAGTAAAAATACATCCATTCGTTCATTTAGTTAATTTTGGATTGTGCCATGTTTATGACAGTTCATGTTTAAACTTGACTGAATGcgcaaaaatatttttctaggTCTTCTTCCTAAGTTCGCGTGCTTGCATGTGTGCAGAGCTTTGAAAGCAGCACATCAGgaaccataaaataataatttgcacaCTTACCCCTCGCTTTTTAATTGAATTCCTCAGAAGGCTGACCACATCCTTTCCCTCTACTCCACTTGCCTTGAAGCTTTTGTTCCACGATATCAAAACACtctacaaataaaatgaaatgaaagaaacagaTAATCAGTTGTTTTCCTTTTAGACTTGAATGAATAGTAACAGTGACAGACTGGTAGACGTTCAACACCATTTTCCTTCCCATGTTTTTGACCGACGGCTGCATGACCAAAGCCAATAATTTCGTTTAGGTAAAAGTCGTTTGGTTGACCTGCCGCTGCTTTGCTTCAAAGTAGAACGGATTCATTAATCGCACATAATTGTTTCACGCTGTAACACCTCGACACACGAGCGTTCCGGATACGAGCGCCTTCCAGATACTGACGCGAGATGGCTGTTCCGGTCTTCACCAgcttccgtactcgtctcccGTGTTGCGTTTTCATTATTTACGGGAttctggctgtatctgtgagtattcatTATAAGTGATGTGTCCAAAGGAAGCGGGTGGTGAGGATGGGAGCGAGAAGAAAAGACGCACGATGACGACATGACATGAAACGATCGATAAACACGACCGTGGCGTCCGAGTCAGGGATTTGGCACGGCAGTACGAACGGAGTACATCTACGATATGTACATTCCTAAAATAGAAGGATGctacaagaacacaaagccgtccagaggcagaactagtATATCTAAGTTtgtgtaaaggtacaattacggtaTAAAGTGTCTACAAACCGTCTAACTCTCTC
This genomic interval carries:
- the hk2 gene encoding hexokinase-2 — protein: MLASNLLTNYYTELHDDRSHNVDKYLQHFQLSDETLMDVSIRFRREMDKGLCRDTNPTAAVKMLPTFVRSTPDGTEQGEFLALDLGGSNFRVLLVKVMADGEQKVEMEDQIYAIPEDIMRGSGTELFDHIADCLADFMEKMGIKDKKLPLGFTFSFPCRQTKLDESVLISWNKSFKASGVEGKDVVSLLRNSIKKRGDFDTDIMAVINDTVGAMMTCGYDDHHCEIGLIVGTGTNACYMEQMRNIELLDGDEGRMCVNTEWGAFGDDGALDDLRTDIDREIDAGSLNPGKQLFEKMISSLYMGELVRLILVRMSKQQLLFQGKTSAKLLTTGSINTNCIYAIENEKDNEGLASAESVLLGLDLEPSVEDCIATRRVCQIVSTRAAHLCAAALVAVLRQIRDNKAAEKLRATVGVDGSVYKNHPEFPRRLHKMVRRLVPDCDVRFLQSQCGSGKGAAMVTAVAYRLVAQNAERQRIINSLMFSHEQLQEVKKRISEEMARGLSKETHEEASIKMLPTYVTATPDGTEHGDFLALDLGGSNFRVLLVQVHSGKRHKVNMHQKIYNIPQEIMQGKGEELFDHIVDCIANFLEYMGMRGASLPLGFTFSFPCRQLKLDQGILLKWTKGFKASGCEGQDVITLLKDAVRRRKEFDLNFVAVVNDTVGTMMTCGYEDPKCEVGLIVGTGTNACYMEEMRNIELVEGDDGCMCVNMEWGAFGDNGELDDFCTQFDRIVDDCSNNPGKQRYEKMISGMYLGEIVRNVLIDFTTKGLLFRGKMSERLKTRGIFATKFLSQIESDRLAMRQVRSILQHLGLTSSTCDDSVLVKEVCRVVSRRAAQLCGAGLAAVVDKIRQNRNLNQISLTVAVDGTLYKTHPHFSSIMQETLKDLTPQCEVTFQKSEDGSGKGAALITAVACRTKSEGQG